The Halomicrobium zhouii region TTCCCCCGTTCTCCCCGACCGCTCGCCGACGATACACGCCAACCTGACGATTCCGGTCGCCCCGCTGGCGTCCAGCTTGTCCGCGTCGAACAGCAACTCGGCCTCGGGCGTCGCCGGCTCCGGCGAACTGGCGCGGATGCTGTGCGAGCGAAGGCAGTGCTGGATGGCCTCGATCTGGTCGGTCGCCACTCCCTCGGCTTCGAGCTGGGCTGCCGCTTCGACGGCGGCCCACTCGCCGTGGTCGTCGATCTCTCCGGTTCGCTCGCGCGGCCGGCCGATATCGTGGAACCAGGCCGCCGCCGAGAGGACGTCTCGGTCGACGGTCCGCTGGCACTCCTCGGCCAGTCGTAACCCCAGGTCGCGCACCCGCTTCGCGTGGAACTGGTCGTGTGCCGGGAGGGCGTCTTCGTAGTACGGCAGCGAGAGCGTCCGGGCCAGGGGACCAAGCGCTTCGGTCATGAGGGCCCGGAACTGCCAGTCCGGAACTCAAAGTGGTTGTGGAACTGTCGCTCGGCCGACCGGACCGGCGGACCGAATATCGACCACGCCGCGGCGCAGCTTTCGCTCGCGAATCGTGGAATCGGCGGAGAAAGTGTCTCGCTCTATTCGACCGCGACGGCGTTGACCTGTCCGTCCTGGCCCGGTCGCGAGGTCACACGGGCGCGCCCTTCGCTCGTCTCCAGCACCGCGCCCTTGGTGATGATGTTTCGCCGCGCGTAGTTGGGGTTCGAGGGGTTCTCCGCGACGTTGTCGATGGTGGCCTCGACCACTTCGCCGCCGTCGGCGACGCTCGCGACGTCGGTGGTGACGGCGCGGAACTTGGTCGTGTTCCCCTGCGTGTCGACGACCTTCAGCTTCTGTTCGCCGACCTGCGTCTCCGTGGATTCGTTGCCGAGTTCGTACTTCTTCTTCTTTCGGAACGGTCGCAGTCGCCCACCTGTTCGCTTCCGCGTCGAGCGTCCGTGGTCTTTCATATGCGTGTGAATTGGCCAGGCGATACTTGAACCGTTCGATGCGAGTTCGATCACGGGTGGTCGGTGTGGATGGAGGAAAGGAGACTACCAATACCGCAAACAGCCAGAAAGCCCCCGGGCGCTGAACGGCTGCGGACCGCCCTGCGCGCGGCCTCCGGCCGTGCTTGGAGGTCCTCGCTCGTTCAGCGCCCGGCCCCTTTCAGTCCCGCCCTGTTGATCATCCGAGCGGGTGGGACTTTCTGGCTGTTTGCGGTAGTGACTGTGACGTCGTTGACGGCGCACCGAGTTCCAGTCACACCGACATCTACTGTTGCTAGTCGAAATCCTCATGCCGGGCCCGGAACCACCCACAGTCGATGAGTTTGCGCACCGCTGTCGCCGCGCCGTTCCGGACGCGGGGCAGCGACCGCATGGGGGAAAGCGAGTTCGTGGTGGCGCTGTCGCTGGACCGGGACTGGTTCTCGCCCGACCAGGCCAAGCGTCTCGTCGACGTCGCGGCGAGCGAGGGGTTGCTGGAACGCGACGGCGACGAACTCGTGGTCGAGTTCGCGGCCGACGAGGTGCAGATTCCGGAGGGTTTCGTCCCCAAGGAGGACGTCCTGCGGGAGCGCTCGACGTTCGAGCGCGTGCTCGACGCCGTCGTCGAGACGGGCATCGAGAAACAGGAGGCGGTGGCGGAGATCAACCGCCTCCAGAGCACACTCGGCGTGACGCTGGAGGCCGCGGCGGTCGTCTACGCCCGGCGACGCGGCGTCGACGTGGCGGAGTTCGCCGAGCGCGCGCGAGGTGACCTCTGATGGTCGAGGACCGGATCACCGACGGCAAACGGATCGCCCAGTTGCTCGCGTCGGAACTGACCGGCCTCTCGACCGGTCCCGTCGAACGCCTCGGCGTCGACGACGCTGACCCGGACGCCGAACCGTCGCCCGAGGGGAGCTTCGCCTACGATATCGTTCTGGACGACCGGCGCGTCGGGTCGGTGTTCGTCCACGAGGAGACCGCACGCGTGGACCTCTCGGTCGGTGATGGGGTGGCAGATGAATCCGAACTCGCGGGGACGACCACCGACGGACTCTCCCTTTCGACGACCGGCGAGGACCACCTCCGCATTCACGTCGAGTACGGGGCGGCCGTCAAACGGGCCGTCGACCTGCTGGTCGACGTGCTGGACGAGCAGTGCCGATAAAACCTCGACCGGATCCCGATTCTACCGCGACGGCGTCGATTCCCCGAGCCGGCGGGACGTCCACGCGAGGAACCCCGTCAGGATGAGCACCGAACCGGTCAGTGCCAGGAGCGCCGCCGTGAGCCAGACGCCTGTCGCGAAGTCGAACAGCGGACCGAGCGTCGCCACGGTGATGGGTGAGACGAGGACGAGCAGCGACCCAGTTGCGACGGCGCGTCGCTGGTCCGGCGTGAGCTCGATACCGAGGGTGAACAGGCCGTCGGGTTTCTCCGGCTCCGGCGCTGCCAGACCGACGCAGAACAGCGGGACCCCGACGAAGACGAGGACGCCGGCGACGACGGACGACCAGAAGGAGTTCCAGGGGGAGATCTGTAGCAGTACACCGACGACGACGAGCGAGGATCCGCCGACCAGTCCGGTGGGTCGGAGCCGCGGGTCGGCGAGGAACGTGTTCAGGTCGGGCAGCGTCTCGGAGACGTGTCCGACGTCGAGCGAACGGGCCATACTATCGCCGTTGATACCAAGAAACATATACTCTCCGGGCCAGTTATTATCGTTCGATCTCGGGGGAGGCGGAACGACTCTCGAAGAACTGGCGTCGTTCCGGTGATTGGACGCAGTATGCATATCAGGATTGATTCTCGTCGGGATTGATTCTCCAGTGGGGCGGCCCGGACGGCCGCGTGTCGCCTCGCCCACGTCGATGAGAAAAGCTTGTGTCGGTCGGCGACCCGACCAACGCTATGCACTTCTTCGCGCGGCTGGGCGAGCGGATCGAGGCGGTCGACAGCGTCGTCTCGGTCGGCCTCGACCCCGACCCGGACCGGCTCCCGCCGAGCGTCGCCGACGCGGACCTCCCGCGCTGGTCGTTCAACCGCCGAATCATCGACGCCACCCACGAATACGCGGCCTGTTACAAGCCCAACGCGGCGTTCTACGAGGACGCGGACGGCTGGCGCGCCCTTGAGGAGACCATCGCGTACGCGCACGGGAAGGACGTCCCCGTCCTCCTCGACGCCAAGCGCGGCGACATCGGCAACACTGCACGTCAGTACGCGGAGATTCTCGATATGGCCGACGCCATCACCGCGAACCCCTACATGGGCCAGGACTCGCTCGCGCCTTTTCTCCAGCGGACCGACAAAGGCGTGTTCGTCCTCTGTCGGACCTCGAACCCCGGCGGGTCGGACCTGCAGGACCTGGAACTCGACGACGGTGGGACGCTGTACGAGCGCGTGGCGGGGCTCGCCGCCGGCTGGAACGAGTACGGCAACGTCGGCCTCGTCGTCGGCGCGACGAACCCCGACGAACTCGAAGAGATACGCGAAATCGTGCCCGACATCCCGTTCCTCGTCCCCGGCGTCGGCGCCCAGGGTGGCGACGCGGAAGCCGCCGTCGAGTTCGGCCTCGCCGACGGCGTCGGCCTGGTCAACTCCTCACGGGGCATCATCTTCGCCGGCGAGAACGGGGCTCGCGGCGGCGAACCGCCGGAGGAGGAGTACTTCGGCGCTGCGGGTCGCGCGGCGAAGCGACTCAAGCGGCGACTCAACGAGTTCCGGTAGTCGAACGCGTTCGCCGGCCCGGTCCGTCCGCCGCTAGAACTCGTAGGTATCGACGCCGTCCGGCAGGTCGTCGGGGTCGAGCGTGTCGGGGTCGCGCTCGCCCAGCTGGACGGCACACTCGACGCAGACGCCGTGGCTCTCGTCCCAGTGGCGTTCGCAGACGAGTTTGCCACAGCGGTCGCAGGTGTGGGCGACGTCCCGTTGCTCACAGATCTCACACAGGCCCGAGACACTCATGTCACAGCGTAGCACGTCCAGCGGTTTGAACTTGCTGTCGTCCCCGCCGCTTCACCCGCGCGGTGTCTTGCGAGAGGCTTACAGTCCTCCCGTGCGAAGCGCCCCTGTGCAGTACGACCGTC contains the following coding sequences:
- a CDS encoding HD domain-containing protein, encoding MTEALGPLARTLSLPYYEDALPAHDQFHAKRVRDLGLRLAEECQRTVDRDVLSAAAWFHDIGRPRERTGEIDDHGEWAAVEAAAQLEAEGVATDQIEAIQHCLRSHSIRASSPEPATPEAELLFDADKLDASGATGIVRLACIVGERSGRTGEAYAAIDDASIHEVETTDRPDVSILRKWATERVAALYTEPGRRLGEERRRFMDDFFDRFEREIGAGADR
- a CDS encoding 30S ribosomal protein S8e, which encodes MKDHGRSTRKRTGGRLRPFRKKKKYELGNESTETQVGEQKLKVVDTQGNTTKFRAVTTDVASVADGGEVVEATIDNVAENPSNPNYARRNIITKGAVLETSEGRARVTSRPGQDGQVNAVAVE
- a CDS encoding DUF2240 family protein is translated as MSLRTAVAAPFRTRGSDRMGESEFVVALSLDRDWFSPDQAKRLVDVAASEGLLERDGDELVVEFAADEVQIPEGFVPKEDVLRERSTFERVLDAVVETGIEKQEAVAEINRLQSTLGVTLEAAAVVYARRRGVDVAEFAERARGDL
- the pyrF gene encoding orotidine-5'-phosphate decarboxylase → MHFFARLGERIEAVDSVVSVGLDPDPDRLPPSVADADLPRWSFNRRIIDATHEYAACYKPNAAFYEDADGWRALEETIAYAHGKDVPVLLDAKRGDIGNTARQYAEILDMADAITANPYMGQDSLAPFLQRTDKGVFVLCRTSNPGGSDLQDLELDDGGTLYERVAGLAAGWNEYGNVGLVVGATNPDELEEIREIVPDIPFLVPGVGAQGGDAEAAVEFGLADGVGLVNSSRGIIFAGENGARGGEPPEEEYFGAAGRAAKRLKRRLNEFR